One Aegilops tauschii subsp. strangulata cultivar AL8/78 chromosome 7, Aet v6.0, whole genome shotgun sequence genomic window carries:
- the LOC109753223 gene encoding uncharacterized protein isoform X3, translating into MFEGVVSQVLAGLLGRYVKGIQKEQLKIGIWNEEINLENVELILEAFDYLQLPFALKTGRIGKLSIKIPWKKLGWDPIIIVIEDVFVCAYPREDSEWGSESLGKRELAGKLAKLNAIELAKFSRRVTDNQTGQSLLSYMSAKILDNIQVSIQNVHIIYVESHNDQGSFIFGLVFNSLSMQTDTQKQSFAMSLMARSRQDEVNKKINISNVGIYCQQLEEQQNLNDVGALTDAQSNFSLGLAHPRDDYLINPFCVTVSVLANNSGKRDGVPQYDMTAELTALVLSIDEIQLQQILNLCDHFTICALRTKYGRYRPPESFLSKRHKGWQIMWWQYAKDSIMADVKRRLKKTSWRFLGKRLEYRRKYVNLYRTKLELLQKGQLVSKDILQKLETLDKECDIDDIVSYRTIAEQRLQDLSVKSTKDNFSSPGSPRTDEPSAGAGRGWLNWLSLGMLGAGGTADTSSFAGVVSEDIIKDIYEGTEFHPVSSAENHLTKENYYSLRLSIPQILTTVTSRRFGMKLIDGMFTGLGTEYKIWDDSATILAWLDSLEITNPLNKNKVLLAEKCSTGDGLGAPVISIQVDFLKSNENSEASTRVVVQEFNVIYEPELFFNLLHIYDLFSSFQFQHDRVLSSLNRFDNFGTRLLSKLEYMSVNQKKLLWDLRIHHFVIKLPSYDCGRELTMVFEAEDISMRSKDRVDDDSQTQDNNYFLDYMSKKTSTCFSDSLLPGLQLDDLYNHFEVSLTGFEVKVLMASRHDITSTLVKLDASIVLGLCIFLDEPMLKQLEVASIVRSANIYFSRTMYSAVVNLSTYLKESNLVGSNTSVDTKTNGPNKPALNMSASLKLDKLSLRVDLEDNGKECSLITVSVGDIDIRYAVWELSELWIITKMVEITSTDLKNKSNSHVLCSSGNYKTSTCVDLTGFPESFAAEACLKLHYRTHKYNDQIHHVYQLNLNDVDLHVHPSVFGQIKKFLSNLDAVSPGGSAVVSSMDQSSMKPKAANAKFPKLSLADICGAGSTSFGGVSVDHFPFLHADIISNFGCLETRDVQALDITPSNGYSAPELSSNVQCKTEHSNCSSNSLNNTNNVSTTVLDLSLVSVRTHFHESCGILATLTVPESIATFSLVDATSWDLLLSAKDILLASPWTSPSVSEVLWGTYSHGNSNVLNVRVKKDLSALSTEVCIATQNVCCVLPTKLLAMIIGYFLLDDWDPMVEEHHSVASNNLECSGELHDSITYTIEICDCVILFPIENQELFCIKLGVPYFFCEFIPTGISAEFVKHIPKEFFSSECTLSSRVDVISLCSRDASISLVFLNEKTKFIPKLDEDMPARIHPLVEKLDAGIWIQVPCKTLSCSEQPLLATFIMSKISKCNLISEDLYFMDGMETVFRITDELTSIVKESKMYEGNARQFLERRRSNEESVESNEPINITISIKDLVVLFGHSKDKELPLEKVATANLEFDVSAVMVNEKPEHVDMDIVSLALHSSGGHTLVSIVSDGPSSPILIKFTKHHAGRDEILITVPFFEIWLYLVDWDIIINHFHSCIGKEDNSLHAGHPAASPHFSSSAMSSFLESESQDNSYLVVTCESIAVVVHVPIWEKEQNENSNYPRVDGNSGSYLIHHADDTQSNERRGCKFVTLTFESKHFVVMLGESWVKFKCDLDRVKVILEMIQVSKGASVPFMHISKIKAGGYIHQSETDMLHLSVDLQAEYMDISFSHQIFSFWRSIELRFPKSSSSASSFCSVTLKAGLRKGSLLLNDGRWSSHGPVIETLVKNLSLQFSQMGVETEVSAFVDFLINYNNIDKVMWEPFIEPSSFQLNILRKCADHALDVSPITEVSLNSSKQLNVNISEPLIEAIFRLSEMITDSLNPSSGGDLREDPGIVRLSRDDVHTRRYAPYILSNDTSLPFSFKVYRGAVNSDDIDSFSIVDENSVPAGYSVPIFVEETLDEFFFQHREARSSEHLIEKWMSAVSHYMISIEFDGTSGSSKPMSIDLVGIYFFEVNFSSSKKPILGEESLEAFGSGRKGSHHDGLIVPVVLDVSLQNYSKLVRVYSTVILFNATSMPLELRFDIPFGVSSKVIGPILPNKEIPLPVHLSEAGQIRWHPVGRTYLWSETHSLSSLLSRESRVGFMKSSVCYPSHPSNDPFRCCVSVEEYTVPSSSSAQKGQYCTDHLNAQPILGNTAPRASKQVLTRTHFIRQVRLSTPLLIKNNLPVCVSLTIDNGGVAHQVSLKEVGTASIYFVDPSNDLGITFHIQDYRSVTIKFPRVESFSNGATSNGLKFSLIETIAFYSNVSKCPFNVMLEKATDAHSGARELCLSVPFLLYNCTDLLLTVTEISYERSGSTLLIPCSFELDGHTRHVLGKNGLSLVSEDPSIQHFASKMPQLDFIDGRSSHSNRRVANNSEHVQKECDGEAKAYMFAPAGHTPPTELSVKLNASVPNSGTETTRRDWSSPFLLVPSSGSTSLTIPQSSTSSAFLIAVTSVPVSTELFGRTKAIAFQPRYVICNACSNDMFYKQKGTRFSKHLSSGQHSFLHWADTARELLVSIRFDGPGWQWSGSFFPDRLGDAQVKMRNSASGVSNMVRVEVQNADIDMHSKKIAGRNNSTTGTILILLSDDKTGFVPYRIDNFSLEKLRIYQQRCESIETIVYPYTSCQYAWDEPCYPHRLIVEVPGERSLGTYSLDVLSDDVHVALPSTPEKAERKFGISVHAEGAIKVLSIIDSNCHNMDTKEAGVLGSREPKDADHKQEIELNFTEVIKIHLPFMGISLISSSPQELLFASAKDMTFVAMQSLDQQRITVEIPSMQIDNQFSDSPYPVMLSFEGSHKGKSINFLKSKDTKLKSLNESRSSNTPEPVLRFAAVKWRTKDTSFLSYQRINISVAPFCLELEERLVLSMIDFFRSVSSRVHFGLLEKSVDSSILCGATDIFGEYAKISKNLSDKPQSSYTVDTDQDNGLLPSVIPIGAPWQQIHLLARKQKKVYIELFELTPVKLTFSFTSTPWLNRNEGVSDPSTSFNNSTAIQRGLMALIDVEGVPVHLGEIMVENLMASWQSIQDILVRHYSRQLLHELYKVFGSAGVIGNPMGFARNVGFGLKDFMSASRKGKLQSPVELLNGIAQGSKNLIGSTVYAVSSATSHFSKTAYKGLVAFTYDEQTASKLDERDRQLGLHGEGVLNGFLEGLTGLLQSPIRGAEKHGLPGVISGIAMGTAGLVARPMASILEATGRTAQSIRNRSNPHESNRLRVRFSRPVARDRPLFPYSWEEAVGVSLLLQADCGRLKDETFVVCKILREPAKFLVLSEKLLLLVSSRYLVDLGSPQFAGVPPDPQWAIETEMNLKSIVHLDRAQEVVNIVGSNGETSPRDKRGRSRDIALSSAFIPLFHFSVELPSIEDAEGTLQFLMALIEKGKARRWDKNILHRSNIC; encoded by the exons GTCATTGATGGCTAGGTCCAGACAAGATGAAGTGAACAAGAAGATAAATATATCGAATGTTGGAATTTACTGTCAACAGTTAGAAGAACAGCAGAATCTAAATGATGTTGGTGCTCTTACTGATGCTCAGTCTAATTTCAGTCTCGGGTTGGCCCACCCAAGAGATGATTATCTTATAAATCCATTTTGTGTGACTGTGTCTGTGCTT GCCAACAACTCCGGAAAGCGTGATGGTGTGCCTCAGTATGACATGACTGCAGAACTAACTGCATTG GTTCTATCAATAGATGAAATCCAGCTTCAGCAAATTTTGAATCTCTGTGATCACTTCACCATCTGTGCTCTGCGAACAAA ATATGGTCGTTACCGCCCGCCTGAGAGCTTTTTATCTAAGAGACATAAAGGTTGGCAGATAATGTGGTGGCAGTATGCCAAGGATTCTATCATGGCAGACGTTAAAAGAAGACTGAAGAAAACCTCTTGGAGGTTCTTGGGGAAGCGACT GGAGTACCGTCGGAAATATGTCAATTTGTACCGAACGAAATTGGAGCTCTTGCAGAAAGGACAG CTTGTAAGTAAAGACATTCTACAAAAGCTGGAAACTCTGGACAAAGAATGTGATATAGATGATATAGTTAGCTACAGAACAATTGCAGAGCAACGACTACAG GATTTGTCTGTGAAATCTACAAAAGACAACTTTTCTAGTCCAGGAAGTCCTCGAACTGATGAGCCGTCAGCAGGGGCAGGCCGAGGATGGTTAAACTGGCTTTCTCTTGGAATGCTTGGTGCTGGTGGAACAGCTGACACTAGTTCATTTGCTGGTGTTGTTTCAGAAGACATTATTAAG GATATATACGAGGGAACAGAATTTCATCCTGTTTCTTCTGCTGAAAATCATCTGACAAAGGAAAACTACTACTCTTTGAGACTATCTATTCCTCAAATACTCACAACTGTCACCTCCAG AAGATTTGGCATGAAGCTTATCGATGGGATGTTTACTGGTCTTGGTACTGAATATAAAATATGGGATGATTCAGCAACTATCCTTGCTTGGCTTGATTCACTTGAGATAACTAACCCGTTGAATAAAAATAAAGTCTTGCTGGCTGAAAAG TGTAGCACTGGTGATGGTCTAGGTGCACCTGTTATCAGTATTCAAGTAGACTTTCTGAAGTCAAACGAAAACTCAGAAGCTTCAACACGG GTTGTTGTCCAGGAATTCAATGTCATATACGAACCAGAACTCTTCTTTAATCTCCTGCACATCTATGATTTGTTTTCCTCTTTCCAATTCCAGCATGATAGG GTGCTTTCCTCGCTAAACCGTTTTGATAATTTTGGAACAAGACTTCTTTCCAAACTGGA GTACATGTCTGTGAACCAAAAGAAACTTCTCTGGGATTTAAGGATTCACCATTTCGTCATAAAGCTACCATCATATGATTGTGGAAGAGAACTTACTATG GTTTTTGAGGCTGAAGATATATCCATGCGATCCAAAGATAGAGTTGACGATGATTCTCAGACACAAGATAACAATTATTTTCTTGATTACATGTCGAAGAAAACTTCTACTTGTTTTTCTGACAGCCTGCTACCTGGGTTGCAATTGGATGACCTATATAATCATTTTGAGGTTAGCCTCACCGGATTCGAG GTGAAGGTGTTGATGGCTAGTAGACATGATATAACCTCTACACTGGTCAAACTGGACGCTTCTATTGTCCTTGGATTGTGCATATTCTTGGATGAACCAATGCTGAAACAATTGGAG GTTGCTTCTATTGTGCGATCTGCCAATATCTACTTCTCTCGGACAATGTACAGTGCTGTTGTTAATTTGTCTACCTATCTGAAAGAAAGTAACCTAGTTGGAAGCAACACTTCCGTTGATACCAAGACTAATGGGCCCAATAAACCAGCCTTAAATATGTCTGCATCTCTCAAGCTGGACAAACTGAGTTTAAGGGTTGACCTCGAAGACAATGGCAAGGAATGTTCACTCATCACTGTTAGTGTTGGAGATATTGATATCAG GTATGCTGTGTGGGAATTGTCAGAACTTTGGATCATCACCAAGATGGTTGAAATTACTTCCACTGATCTGAAGAACAAATCGAATTCACATGTGCTATGTTCATCAGGAAACTACAAAACTAGCACTTGTGTAGACTTGACAGGTTTTCCTGAAAGTTTTGCTGCCGAGGCTTGCTTAAAGCTGCATTACAGGACTCATAAATATAATGATCAAATACATCATGTGTACCAGTTGAACTTAAATGATGTTGATCTGCATGTTCATCCGTCTGTATTTGGTCAGATAAAGAAGTTTTTGAGCAATCTTGATGCAGTATCTCCAGGTGGCAGTGCTGTTGTGTCCTCAATGGACCAGAGTTCCATGAAACCTAAGGCAGCCAATGCCAAATTTCCTAAGCTTTCATTGGCAGATATCTGTGGAGCAGGGAGCACATCATTTGGAGGAGTTTCTGTTGATCACTTTCCCTTTTTACATGCTGATATCATATCTAATTTCGGATGTTTAGAAACTCGAGATGTTCAAGCCTTAGATATTACACCTTCAAATGGTTACTCCGCACCAGAGCTTTCAAGCAATGTACAATGTAAAACTGAGCATTCTAACTGTTCATCTAACTCACTGAATAACACAAATAATGTCAGCACAACCGTTCTGGATTTATCACTTGTTTCGGTTAGAACACATTTCCATGAATCATGTGGTATTttagcaacactcactgttcccGAGTCTATAGCAACATTCTCACTGGTAGATGCAACTTCATGGGACCTATTGTTGTCTGCTAAAGATATATTGCTCGCTTCACCGTGGACATCACCAAGTGTCAGTGAGGTACTCTGGGGAACTTATTCACATGGTAATTCTAATGTACTCAACGTCCGTGTCAAAAAGGACTTGTCTGCCCTCTCAACTGAAGTATGTATTGCAACCCAAAATGTTTGTTGTGTATTACCAACAAAACTGCTGGCAATGATTATTGGATATTTTTTATTGGATGATTGGGATCCTATGGTGGAAGAGCATCACTCTGTGGCAAGTAACAATCTTGAGTGTTCCGGAGAATTGCATGACAGTATCACCTACACAATTGAGATATGTGATTGTGTTATACTTTTTCCTATTGAAAATCAAGAACTTTTTTGTATAAAACTTGGTGTTCCATATTTTTTCTGCGAGTTCATTCCAACTGGGATTTCAGCAGAATTTGTCAAGCATATTCCCAAAGAATTCTTCAGTTCAGAATGTACTCTTTCCAGTAGAGTTGATGTCATCAGCCTATGTTCAAGAGATGCATCCATATCACTTGTATTCCTGAATGAGAAAACAAAATTTATCCCGAAGCTTGATGAGGACATGCCTGCAAGAATACACCCTCTTGTGGAGAAGCTTGATGCCGGCATATGGATTCAAGTTCCTTGCAAAACACTATCCTGCTCCGAGCAGCCTTTGTTGGCCACTTTCATTATGAGCAAAATATCAAAATGCAATTTGATTTCTGAAG ATTTGTATTTTATGGACGGGATGGAGACAGTTTTTCGTATTACTGACGAGTTAACTTCAATTGTCAAAGAAAGTAAAATGTACGAAGGCAATGCCCGTCAGTTTTTAGAACGTAGAAGATCCAATGAGGAGAGTGTTGAATCTAATGAGCCTATTAATATTACTATTTCTATCAAGGATCTGGTGGTTCTCTTTGGTCACTCAAAAGATAAAGAATTGCCATTGGAGAAGGTTGCCACTGCAAACCTTGAGTTTGATGTTTCTGCTGTAATGGTTAATGAAAAACCTGAGCATGTTGACATGGATATTGTCTCTTTAGCTCTACACTCATCTGGTGGCCACACTCTTGTCTCCATAGTTTCTGATGGGCCATCATCTCCTATTCTAATCAAGTTCACAAAGCATCATGCTGGGCGAGATGAGATATTAATTACTGTACCCTTTTTCGAGATCTGGTTATATTTAGTTGATTGGGATATCATTATCAACCATTTTCATTCCTGCATAGGAAAGGAAGACAACAGTTTGCATGCGGGGCATCCAGCAGCTTCACCTCATTTTTCAAGCTCTGCAATGTCATCATTTCTTGAATCAGAATCACAAGACAATTCTTACTTGGTGGTAACATGTGAAAGTATTGCtgttgttgttcatgtacctatCTGGGAGAAAGAGCAAAATGAGAATAGCAATTATCCAAGGGTTGACGGGAATTCTGGTTCTTATTTGATCCACCATGCAGATGATACTCAATCCAATGAACGAAGAGGTTGCAAATTTGTCACCTTAACTTTTGAGAGTAAACATTTTGTGGTCATGTTAGGTGAAAGCTGGGTGAAGTTCAAATGTGATTTAGATAGAGTAAAAGTAATACTGGAGATGATCCAAGTGAGCAAGGGTGCCTCTGTTCCGTTCATGCATATATCTAAGATTAAAGCTGGTGGCTATATTCATCAATCAGAAACTGACATGCTACATCTTTCTGTTGATCTACAAGCAGAATACATGGATATTAGTTTTTCACACCAGATATTTAGTTTCTGGCGTAGTATAGAACTCAGATTTCCTAAATCGTCGTCATCAGCTTCCTCATTTTGTTCTGTGACATTGAAGGCGGGATTAAGAAAAGGTTCTCTCCTGCtaaatgatggaagg TGGAGCAGTCATGGGCCTGTTATAGAGACGTTGGTGAAGAACTTGTCACTGCAATTTAGTCAAATGGGTGTTGAGACTGAAGTTTCTGCTTTTGTTGACTTTCTGATAAACTACAACAACATCGACAAG GTTATGTGGGAACCTTTTATAGAGCCCTCAAGTTTTCAGTTAAACATACTTCGAAAATGTGCTGATCATGCACTGGATGTATCTCCCATTACTGAGGTGTCGCTAAATTCAAGCAAGCAGCTTAATGTTAATATATCAGAGCCCTTGATCGAG GCTATCTTCAGACTTAGTGAGATGATCACAGATTCTCTTAATCCAAGTAGTGGAGGTGATCTTCGAGAAGATCCTGGGATCGTGAGGTTAAGCCGTGATGATGTGCACACCAGGAGATACGCACCATATATTCTCTCAAATGACACATCACTGCCATTTAGTTTCAAGGTGTATCGTGGTGCTGTTAATTCAGATGACATTGATAGTTTCTCTATAGTAGATGAGAATTCTGTGCCGGCAGGATATTCTGtcccgatatttgttgaagaaactCTAGATGAATTCTTCTTCCAGCACAGGGAAGCACGATCATCTGAACACCTCATCGAGAAATGGATGAGTGCAGTCTCACACTATATGATTTCCATTGAATTTGATGGGACTTCCGGGTCCTCTAAGCCAATGTCAATTGACCTTGTGGGCATTTACTTCTTTGAAGTCAACTTCTCTTCAAGTAAGAAGCCAATTCTTGGTGAGGAAAGCTTGGAAGCATTTGGATCTGGTAGAAAGGGTAGCCATCATGATGGATTAATTGTGCCTGTTGTACTCGATGTTTCCTTGCAGAATTATAGCAAACTTGTACGAGTTTACTCAACG GTCATACTCTTCAATGCAACATCAATGCCCCTTGAGTTGCGGTTTGATATACCATTTGGTGTTTCTTCaaag GTAATCGGGCCAATTCTTCCAAACAAAGAGATTCCCCTGCCGGTTCATTTGTCTGAGGCTGGCCAGATTAGGTGGCATCCTGTTGGCAGAACTTATTTGTGGAGTGAAACCCACTCCTTATCAAGTTTGCTTTCACGTGAAAGCAGGGTGGGTTTTATGAAATCATCTGTGTGCTATCCTTCTCACCCTAGTAATGATCCATTTCGCTGCTGTGTATCTGTTGAAGAGTACACTGTCCCTTCATCTAGTAGTGCCCAGAAAGGTCAGTACTGCACTGACCATTTGAATGCACAACCAATTCTTGGAAATACTGCTCCAAGGGCTTCTAAGCAGGTTTTAACAAGAACACATTTCATCCGGCAAGTCCGACTTAGTACACCTCTTCTCATAAAGAACAATCTCCCTGTGTGTGTATCTTTGACAATAGATAATGGTGGGGTTGCACATCAGGTTTCACTTAAGGAG GTGGGTACCGCCTCTATTTATTTTGTTGACCCCTCCAACGATCTTGGAATCACATTTCATATTCAAGATTACAGATCCGTGACCATAAAGTTTCCCCGTGTGGAATCCTTCTCTAATGGAGCCACATCAAATGGCTTGAAATTCTCCTTAATAGAGACGATCGCGTTCTACTCAAATGTGTCGAAAT GTCCTTTCAATGTTATGCTGGAGAAAGCAACAGATGCTCATTCTGGTGCAAGAGAGCTGTGCCTTTCCGTGCCATTTCTTTTGTACAATTGCACAGATCTCTTGCTTACAGTCACAGAAATCAGCTATGAGAGGAGCGGGTCCACCCTTTTGATCCCGTGCAGTTTTGAGTTAGATGGGCACACAAGACATGTGCTTGGGAAAAATGGCCTTTCTCTTGTTTCAGAAGACCCATCCATACA GCACTTTGCAAGTAAAATGCCACAGTTGGATTTTATTGATGGACGCAGCTCTCATTCAAACAGAAGAGTTGCAAATAACAGTGAGCATGTGCAGAAAGAATGTGACGGAGAGGCTAAAGCTTATATGTTTGCTCCTGCTGGACATACACCTCCAACTGAACTTTCAGTTAAGCTGAATGCATCTGTACCTAATAGTGGAACTGAAACAACTCGACGAGATTGGTCGAGTCCATTTCTCCTTGTCCCTTCCAGTGGTTCAACGAGTCTCACTATTCCACAATCATCTACTTCTAGTGCCTTCTTAATAGCCGTAACATCTGTACCTGTTTCGACAGAACTTTTTGGGAGGACAAAGGCTATTGCTTTCCAGCCGAG ATATGTAATTTGTAATGCATGCAGCAATGATATGTTCTATAAACAAAAGGGAACAAGATTTTCTAAGCATTTGAGCTCGGGACAACACTCTTTTCTTCACTGGGCTGATACAGCCAG AGAGTTGCTTGTCTCGATTCGATTTGATGGGCCAGGATGGCAATGGTCTGGTAGCTTTTTCCCTGACCGCCTGGGAGATGCCCAAGTGAAAATGAGGAATAGTGCCTCAGGTGTATCAAATATGGTTCGAGTGGAAGTACAAAATGCTGATATAGACATGCATAGCAAAAAAATTGCTGGAAGAAACAATAGTACTACCGGTACAATACTGATTCTGCTGTCTGATGATAAGACTGGTTTTGTACCTTACAGGATTGACAACTTTTCGCTCGAG AAACTGCGGATATATCAGCAGAGATGTGAATCTATTGAAACAATTGTATATCCTTACACATCATGTCAATATGCCTGGGATGAACCTTGCTATCCTCACCGTCTTATTGTTGAG GTTCCTGGGGAACGGAGTTTGGGTACATACAGTCTGGATGTTCTCAGTGATGATGTTCATGTGGCCCTACCTTCCACACCTGAG AAAGCCGAAAGAAAATTTGGCATCTCGGTGCACGCGGAGGGAGCAATAAAG GTGCTCAGTATTATTGATTCAAATTGTCACAACATGGACACAAAAGAAGCAGGTGTCCTTGGATCAAGGGAACCAAAGGATGCTGATCACAAACAGGAGATCGAGTTGAACTTCACTGAAGTTATCAAAATACACTTACCATTCATGGGCATATCTTTGATAAGCTCTTCTCCTCAG GAATTGTTGTTTGCTTCTGCCAAGGATATGACGTTTGTTGCCATGCAGAGCTTAGATCAGCAGAGGATTACGGTTGAAATACCAAGTATGCAAATTGATAATCAATTCTCTGACAGCCCATACCCTGTCATGCTGTCATTTGAGGGAAGTCACAAGGGAAAATCGATTAATTTTTTGAAGAGTAAAGATACCAAGCTGAAATCTCTAAATGAGAGTAGAAGTTCTAATACCCCAGAACCTGTGCTGCGGTTCGCTGCAGTAAAATGGAGAACTAAAGATACATCATTTCTTTCGTATCAACGTATAAACATCAG TGTAGCACCTTTCTGCCTTGAACTTGAAGAACGACTTGTCCTGAGCATGATTGACTTTTTTAGATCCGTTTCCTCTAGAGTGCATTTTGGTCTGTTGGAGAAAAGTGTAGACTCAAGTATTTTATGTGGTGCTACTGATATTTTTGGTGAATATGCAAAAATTTCAAAAAACCTGTCAGACAAGCCCCAAAGCTCCTACACAGTGGACACTGATCAAGACAATGGACTGCTGCCGTCTGTTATCCCGATTGGTGCACCATGGCAACAGATACACCTATTAGCCAGGAAACAGAAAAAAGTATATATTGAATTGTTTGAGTTGACTCCTGTCAAGTTAACTTTCAG TTTTACTAGCACTCCATGGCTCAATAGGAATGAAGGTGTCTCAGACCCCAGCACAAGCTTCAACAACAGTACTGCAATTCAG AGAGGCCTTATGGCTCTCATTGACGTTGAAGGAGTACCAGTTCATCTAGGAGAAATAATGGTAGAAAATCTTATGGCAAGTTGGCAATCCATCCAGGACATTCTTGTGAGGCACTATAGCAGGCAGTTGCTTCATGAACTCTATAAG GTTTTTGGCTCTGCTGGCGTTATAGGGAATCCTATGGGTTTTGCCAGGAATGTTGGATTTGGCTTAAAAGACTTTATGTCTGCCTCAAGGAAAGGGAAATTGCAG AGTCCTGTTGAGCTATTAAACGGTATCGCACAAGGTTCAAAAAATCTTATTGGCAGTACGGTTTATGCAGTCAGTAGCGCCACTTCTCACTTTAGTAAAACTGCCTATAAG GGCCTTGTTGCGTTTACATATGATGAGCAAACCGCTTCCAAACTGGATGAACGGGACAGACAGCTAGGTTTGCATGGGGAAGGAGTACTGAATGGGTTTCTAGAG GGTCTGACTGGGCTCCTCCAATCACCAATCAGAGGTGCTGAGAAACATGGTCTTCCTGGGGTTATCTCAG GTATAGCAATGGGAACAGCTGGGCTTGTGGCTAGGCCTATGGCCAGTATTCTTGAAGCCACAGGCAGAACTGCACAGAGCATAAGAAACCGAAGCAATCCTCATGAATCCAACCGCCTGCGTGTCCGTTTCTCGAGGCCTGTGGCCAGAGATCGCCCTTTGTTCCCATACTCCTGGGAAGAAGCAGTTGGAGTATCTTTGCTTCTCCAAGCTGATTGTGGCAGGCTGAAGGACGAAACATTTGTCGTGTGCAAGATACTCCGGGAGCCCGCAAAGTTCCTTGTGCTTAGTGAGAAACTGCTGCTGCTAGTCTCAAGCCGGTATTTGGTGGATTTGGGGTCACCCCAGTTTGCTGGTGTTCCTCCTGACCCACAGTGGGCGATTGAAACTGAGATGAACCTGAAATCTATTGTTCATCTGGACAGAGCTCAGGAGGTAGTGAACATTGTTGGGAGCAACGGCGAAACATCGCCAAGGGACAAAAGAGGCAGATCAAGAGACATTGCCCTGAGCTCAGCCTTCATCCCACTATTTCATTTCAGTGTCGAGCTGCCAAGCATCGAAGATGCAGAGGGCACGTTGCAGTTCTTAATGGCACTTATTGAGAAGGGAAAGGCAAGGAGATGGGACAAGAACATCCTTCACCGAAGCAACATTTGCTGA